One window of the Candidatus Thermoplasmatota archaeon genome contains the following:
- a CDS encoding type IV pilin N-terminal domain-containing protein — protein sequence MKKPCKKKLNQEAVSAVIGVTIMVAITVAMAAVAYTYLTGMIGGETPTPVASFNIKDGTANANAMTNLYNANDQVFIIEHYSGDTITTSEITIEYKSPTGTWQTLTSTGQAAGLKATIPAHLQFGDTISVTAVDANTRNGVYLFRIRHNPSETYLLPQIEATAI from the coding sequence ATGAAAAAACCATGCAAAAAAAAACTTAATCAAGAAGCAGTATCTGCAGTCATCGGTGTCACTATCATGGTTGCAATTACTGTCGCCATGGCTGCAGTAGCATATACCTATCTTACCGGTATGATTGGAGGCGAAACACCAACCCCAGTTGCATCGTTTAATATCAAAGATGGAACCGCAAATGCAAATGCTATGACTAATCTTTATAATGCTAATGATCAAGTTTTTATCATCGAACATTACAGCGGAGATACCATCACAACTAGTGAAATAACCATAGAATATAAAAGCCCAACAGGTACTTGGCAAACCCTCACCAGCACAGGACAAGCAGCTGGACTCAAAGCAACTATTCCCGCACATTTACAATTCGGCGATACTATCTCAGTAACCGCTGTCGATGCTAACACCAGAAATGGTGTGTATTTATTTCGCATCCGTCACAATCCCTCAGAAACATATCTGTTGCCTCAGATAGAAGCAACCGCTATATAA
- a CDS encoding type IV pilin N-terminal domain-containing protein, which yields MKANRKFIDGEEAVSAVIGVILMVAITVAIAATVYVYVSGMMDVSGGSAPVAVININDGVATASSTTGTYSANDEVFVLFHYSGDTIPMADVVIEYMGGAVTSWDTLIGSTTTGGLTAAAPADGFFQFGDEIVVKAVDANTQAGVYTFRIRHNPTSSWVMPAKTATAV from the coding sequence ATGAAAGCAAATAGAAAATTTATAGATGGTGAGGAAGCAGTATCTGCGGTTATTGGTGTTATCCTCATGGTAGCAATTACCGTCGCCATAGCCGCAACCGTCTACGTCTACGTCAGCGGAATGATGGACGTCAGTGGTGGATCTGCACCAGTTGCAGTCATCAACATCAACGATGGAGTAGCCACAGCAAGTTCTACAACAGGAACGTACAGTGCCAACGATGAAGTATTTGTATTATTCCATTATAGTGGTGACACCATTCCAATGGCAGATGTCGTAATTGAATATATGGGTGGAGCTGTCACTTCATGGGATACACTCATTGGATCAACAACAACCGGTGGACTAACTGCTGCCGCTCCAGCAGATGGTTTCTTCCAATTTGGTGATGAAATCGTTGTTAAAGCAGTTGATGCTAACACCCAAGCAGGTGTGTATACTTTCCGCATCCGTCATAACCCAACAAGTTCATGGGTCATGCCAGCGAAAACCGCAACTGCTGTTTAA
- a CDS encoding ATP-binding protein, whose amino-acid sequence MMSKEVFRQVVIQQKNDSVLPGETVLRENIDDIVSWFKDPRILILTGLRRSGKSTLLKQLIHQNKNMCYVNFDDERFLEFNAKDFEQLHEILLEVYPSPKFYFFDEIQNIDKFETFVRRLHDQGKKIIITGSNASLLSKEFGTRLTGRYKAFEVYPFSFREFLRFKKSVPQKDWLYLTEKKVHLIRLFDEYMIHGGIPEYLKTRDKEYLHTLYNNILYRDIIARYMIKRQKTLKELVNILMTTIASPFTYNSLKKTLQLSNSITVKEYISYLCNSYLFFEVQRFDYSLKKQLNAPKKIYTVDPAFHYVFGTTFSSDKGQVLENLVFLELKRQKKDVYYFTNHHECDFLVKEDTRICEAIQVCYVLDEGDKEREVAGLLEAMEMFHLKEGLLLTKEQEEEIHVANKTIQVLPVWKWLLGFS is encoded by the coding sequence ATGATGTCGAAGGAAGTTTTTCGTCAGGTTGTCATCCAGCAGAAAAATGATAGTGTTCTCCCTGGAGAAACTGTTCTTCGAGAAAATATAGACGACATCGTATCCTGGTTCAAGGATCCAAGAATTCTTATACTTACGGGATTGCGACGAAGCGGTAAATCAACACTTTTGAAACAACTGATACATCAGAACAAGAATATGTGTTATGTCAATTTTGATGATGAACGGTTTCTTGAGTTCAACGCTAAAGATTTTGAACAACTGCATGAAATCCTTCTTGAGGTGTATCCATCTCCTAAATTCTATTTTTTTGATGAAATTCAAAATATCGATAAATTTGAAACATTTGTTCGGCGACTTCATGATCAAGGGAAAAAAATAATCATCACTGGATCCAATGCCTCGCTGTTGAGCAAGGAGTTTGGCACACGGTTAACTGGACGGTATAAAGCATTTGAAGTGTATCCGTTTTCGTTTAGAGAATTTCTTCGATTCAAAAAAAGTGTACCACAAAAAGACTGGTTGTATCTAACAGAAAAAAAAGTTCATTTGATTCGGTTGTTTGATGAGTATATGATTCACGGTGGAATACCGGAATATCTGAAAACCAGGGATAAGGAATATCTTCACACACTCTATAATAACATTCTCTATCGAGATATCATTGCCCGATATATGATTAAACGGCAGAAAACCTTGAAAGAACTTGTCAATATTTTAATGACAACGATTGCTTCTCCTTTCACTTACAACTCCTTGAAAAAAACATTACAGCTATCGAATTCGATTACAGTTAAAGAGTATATCTCATATCTGTGCAACTCGTATCTGTTTTTTGAGGTGCAGCGTTTTGATTATTCTCTTAAAAAGCAACTCAACGCCCCAAAAAAAATCTACACGGTTGATCCCGCGTTTCATTATGTTTTTGGAACAACGTTTTCCTCGGATAAAGGGCAGGTTTTAGAAAATCTGGTGTTCCTTGAGTTGAAACGACAGAAAAAAGATGTGTATTATTTTACAAATCATCACGAATGTGATTTCCTGGTTAAAGAAGACACGCGGATTTGTGAGGCGATCCAGGTTTGTTATGTTCTGGATGAAGGTGATAAGGAACGCGAGGTCGCTGGTTTACTTGAAGCTATGGAAATGTTTCATTTGAAAGAAGGTTTGCTTCTTACAAAAGAGCAGGAGGAAGAAATTCATGTAGCGAATAAAACGATACAGGTTCTTCCTGTGTGGAAATGGCTGCTTGGTTTTTCGTAG
- a CDS encoding CBS domain-containing protein, whose protein sequence is MKVKDVMTTNVITVAKDDHLSHILDLMKKHRITKIPVVEGKKLLGIVTDNEIAYKLGSIRKRFVSASRLHASSVTEKDVMIVSPETDLSDILKMVGEPGPTMLPVLNNEKLVGVVTKADLLPLVKSGNQLRSIIQHPVHMIAPDDRVVHARRKMIEYNIARLPVTDEKHRLRGIISDFEIAVAFAEIKKSFSLGRQKHRLDQLLVADAMKTPVIFTNPDMSIAHAARLMHEEGVGALPLVQNDAVVGIISRTDVLKTISIEA, encoded by the coding sequence ATGAAAGTCAAGGATGTTATGACAACAAATGTGATTACCGTTGCAAAAGATGATCATCTGAGCCACATACTGGATTTGATGAAAAAACATCGGATTACCAAAATTCCTGTGGTTGAGGGAAAAAAACTCCTCGGAATTGTAACCGATAACGAGATTGCATATAAACTAGGATCAATACGAAAACGGTTCGTTTCAGCGTCTCGTTTGCATGCATCATCGGTAACCGAAAAAGATGTGATGATTGTATCACCAGAAACTGACCTCTCCGATATTTTAAAAATGGTTGGAGAGCCTGGACCAACCATGCTTCCAGTTCTTAACAATGAGAAATTAGTCGGGGTGGTGACGAAAGCTGATCTTTTACCTTTGGTAAAAAGCGGAAATCAGCTTCGAAGTATCATCCAACATCCTGTTCATATGATTGCTCCTGATGATCGAGTGGTCCATGCACGTCGAAAGATGATTGAATATAATATTGCCCGATTACCAGTTACCGATGAAAAACACCGATTACGCGGCATTATTTCTGATTTTGAGATAGCAGTTGCCTTTGCAGAAATTAAAAAATCGTTTTCTCTGGGCCGTCAGAAACATCGGCTCGATCAGCTACTTGTTGCTGATGCGATGAAAACACCAGTTATTTTTACCAATCCTGACATGTCGATTGCCCATGCAGCTCGGTTAATGCATGAAGAGGGTGTTGGCGCTTTGCCCCTTGTTCAAAATGATGCTGTTGTTGGTATTATATCAAGGACCGATGTATTAAAAACCATATCGATAGAGGCATAA
- a CDS encoding ATP-binding protein: MKEILFDWNPWWAESYTFQKVKRELFQRIKPWIERKEIIALLGVRRSGKTTELFEIIDHLIHEQHINRDNICFIKADDDRVEKKELIQKALDEYITWKNPKGRIFLFIDEIQEIPEWQKTLKRIYDLEQENKKIFISGSNASLLKEELSYLLTGRFAYFELYPFSFKEFLLAHNIKIQNEMDLIQQKNTIRNLLLAYIEYGGFPEITLERDKEKKEELLRFYFESILYRDVVKRKNIRNVEKLDRLVRWHLQNTSAYANYEKLGKYCELSTDTTGEYTRYLEDAYLIFVVNIFAYSLKKQFVNPKKVYCIDPGIRKIVGFIFSQDSGKMYENIVFIHLRRTGKQIFYWSEKHECDFIIQNKMNIEEVIQVSSDLQENKEREVNGLLEAMKHLNVLKGSIITKDYESKEIIDEKEIRFIPLWKWLLLR; the protein is encoded by the coding sequence ATGAAAGAAATCTTATTTGACTGGAATCCATGGTGGGCAGAATCATATACCTTCCAAAAAGTAAAAAGGGAACTCTTCCAACGCATCAAACCATGGATTGAGAGAAAAGAAATCATTGCACTCCTCGGGGTTAGGCGAAGTGGAAAAACAACCGAACTTTTTGAGATTATTGACCACCTCATTCATGAACAACATATCAACAGAGACAATATCTGCTTCATAAAAGCAGATGACGATCGTGTGGAAAAAAAAGAGTTAATTCAAAAAGCATTAGACGAATACATCACCTGGAAAAATCCGAAAGGTAGAATCTTTCTATTTATCGATGAAATACAAGAAATACCTGAATGGCAAAAAACACTTAAAAGAATATACGATCTTGAACAAGAAAACAAAAAGATTTTCATTTCAGGATCCAACGCCTCGTTATTGAAAGAAGAACTCAGTTATCTCCTTACGGGGAGATTCGCTTATTTTGAATTGTATCCCTTTAGTTTTAAGGAGTTCCTCCTGGCTCATAATATCAAGATACAAAATGAAATGGATTTGATACAGCAGAAAAATACGATTAGGAATCTTCTCCTCGCCTATATCGAATACGGAGGTTTTCCTGAAATAACTCTTGAAAGAGATAAAGAAAAGAAAGAAGAATTGTTACGCTTTTACTTTGAATCAATCCTCTATAGAGATGTCGTAAAAAGAAAAAATATTAGAAATGTCGAAAAACTCGACCGACTGGTAAGATGGCATTTGCAAAATACATCTGCCTATGCAAACTATGAGAAACTTGGCAAGTATTGCGAACTATCAACAGATACGACAGGAGAATACACGCGATATCTTGAAGACGCCTATCTCATTTTTGTTGTAAATATTTTTGCTTATTCGCTAAAGAAACAATTCGTTAATCCGAAGAAAGTGTATTGTATCGATCCTGGTATACGAAAAATCGTCGGATTCATCTTTTCTCAGGATAGCGGAAAAATGTATGAGAATATAGTGTTTATACATCTCCGACGGACCGGAAAACAAATTTTCTATTGGAGCGAGAAACACGAATGTGATTTTATCATCCAAAATAAAATGAACATCGAAGAAGTGATTCAGGTTTCATCTGATCTTCAAGAAAACAAAGAACGGGAAGTGAACGGTTTACTCGAAGCCATGAAACATCTCAACGTTCTAAAAGGAAGTATCATTACGAAAGATTACGAATCGAAAGAAATCATCGATGAAAAAGAAATTCGATTTATCCCTCTCTGGAAGTGGCTCCTTCTTCGTTGA
- a CDS encoding C45 family autoproteolytic acyltransferase/hydrolase, which yields MLCISTVGYVGSSIPSNLSTPSVVNPASYTQGYRYNIQGWIYVYIRGDAYERGYQHGYLLAAEIVDMLNRWSYMIHHYPTIEQISPRLSDERFHRVAQQWWDFCVQNCYRMYWDKYPGEYREEIQGIADGVAARGGTIHGRSVTVKDILTMNQMYEFMSKLTKIPKALHPLRSFFYQLQQTFSEFSNLRINDLLDRFLSQDPAHHCNGFIATGNATTHGQIVFTHSTICGGGMWWWTYFISLRWNVILDVHPTQGNRVIMSTSPGLIWSDEDYYQNNQGIMLLETTLPQGLYDNKGLPLSIRARKALQYGTTIDDVIMHLTYQNDGSMNAVWLIGDSTTGEIARFELGYHASAVWRTMNGFFWSANNPYDLSVRLEKFSIKKYIQKLAWKLVGIPGYGYFSPRYHPEARDLKYEELGKKYYGRIDVDLVKELATTSPISDWITDIKITDTELVRNNGLWMFWGNPDKILNISRFDTRNQTIEAVPPAGWARIYGLPEKHTFSLIIQPNQQGNTTKLLWKTRIAEQTNDFYSCAAHDGSVIYTATSENTLVALNMTTGTLLWKTSLGKNPVRPVVYQEYLYVGCADGLYAFTKDGKKHWVFSCEPICSPPVMYEDQILLGTQKGLLYGVSCKDGKLLWKISFPAALYLGSISNETLVVTSGMSCAAFTITNRSIRWWWNTTGIITSAPCISDTMVVVGSWDTHLYALDLNTGALLWKYETGWGVDVQPIVDETMVFVASADNNLYALNKTTGLLEWVFTANAAFHGQPCVYGDYIFAGCDDGTYYAVNRSTGKLVWRYTPGETIPPGSLRNYITTPLRSNPVVFDGNVICSALGSVVALDAQTETSENIPPSPPEHHGQDDETPDENPDEHQPDEQPPAHEEQEHQDNTSLDEYRFIFLCAGLLIGIVITAGYVLRRKQRYV from the coding sequence ATGCTGTGTATATCGACAGTTGGATATGTTGGTTCTTCTATCCCTTCAAACCTGAGTACTCCTTCAGTTGTAAACCCAGCATCGTATACTCAAGGATATCGATATAACATTCAGGGATGGATCTATGTCTATATCAGGGGAGACGCCTATGAACGAGGATATCAACATGGGTATCTGCTTGCCGCTGAGATTGTTGATATGTTGAATCGTTGGAGTTATATGATTCATCACTATCCCACCATAGAACAGATCAGCCCTCGTCTTTCCGATGAACGATTTCATCGTGTTGCACAACAATGGTGGGATTTTTGCGTTCAGAACTGCTATCGAATGTACTGGGATAAATACCCGGGTGAATACCGAGAGGAAATCCAAGGAATTGCTGATGGTGTCGCTGCACGAGGTGGTACCATCCATGGACGATCGGTAACCGTGAAGGATATCCTTACCATGAATCAGATGTATGAGTTTATGTCAAAATTAACAAAAATCCCGAAAGCACTACATCCTCTCCGAAGCTTTTTTTATCAGCTACAACAGACGTTTTCTGAATTTTCAAATCTTCGTATCAACGATCTACTCGATCGGTTTCTTTCGCAGGATCCTGCACATCACTGTAATGGTTTTATTGCAACTGGAAATGCAACAACTCATGGTCAAATCGTTTTTACCCATTCGACGATCTGCGGTGGAGGGATGTGGTGGTGGACGTATTTTATTTCACTCCGATGGAATGTGATCCTTGATGTACACCCAACTCAAGGAAATCGTGTCATCATGTCAACCTCCCCCGGTCTTATCTGGAGTGATGAGGATTACTATCAAAATAATCAAGGCATCATGCTGTTAGAAACAACGCTTCCTCAAGGGTTGTACGACAACAAAGGATTGCCGTTATCAATCCGTGCTCGGAAAGCACTCCAATATGGAACAACGATTGACGACGTGATCATGCATCTGACGTACCAAAATGATGGTTCGATGAATGCTGTCTGGTTGATTGGTGATAGTACAACTGGTGAGATTGCCCGGTTTGAACTTGGATATCATGCCTCAGCAGTCTGGCGGACCATGAACGGATTCTTCTGGAGTGCAAACAATCCATATGACCTCAGCGTTCGACTTGAAAAATTTTCTATCAAAAAATATATTCAGAAGCTTGCATGGAAACTAGTCGGTATCCCAGGATATGGATATTTTTCACCCCGCTATCATCCTGAAGCCCGCGATTTGAAATACGAAGAACTCGGAAAGAAATACTATGGTCGGATTGATGTTGACCTCGTCAAAGAACTAGCGACAACCTCGCCGATTAGCGACTGGATAACTGACATTAAAATCACTGATACTGAGCTTGTGCGGAACAATGGGTTATGGATGTTCTGGGGCAATCCAGATAAAATATTGAATATCTCTCGGTTTGATACTCGAAATCAAACAATTGAAGCAGTACCACCTGCAGGGTGGGCGCGAATCTATGGCTTGCCTGAAAAACATACCTTTTCATTGATTATCCAACCCAATCAGCAGGGAAATACGACAAAACTGCTCTGGAAAACACGTATTGCTGAACAAACCAATGATTTTTACTCATGTGCAGCACACGATGGATCTGTGATCTATACTGCAACCTCGGAAAATACTCTCGTTGCCCTGAATATGACTACAGGGACGCTGCTTTGGAAAACATCTCTTGGAAAAAATCCAGTACGACCTGTTGTATATCAAGAGTACCTGTACGTTGGATGTGCTGATGGTCTGTATGCATTTACGAAGGACGGGAAAAAACACTGGGTGTTTTCCTGTGAACCGATATGTTCCCCCCCAGTTATGTATGAGGATCAGATATTACTTGGAACCCAGAAGGGACTGCTGTATGGTGTGTCTTGCAAAGATGGAAAACTGCTGTGGAAGATCTCATTTCCTGCTGCACTGTACCTCGGAAGTATCTCCAACGAAACACTCGTGGTTACGTCGGGGATGAGCTGCGCGGCATTCACCATAACGAATCGTTCAATCAGATGGTGGTGGAACACCACCGGTATCATCACCTCAGCTCCTTGTATCTCTGACACAATGGTTGTTGTCGGATCCTGGGATACACACCTGTATGCTCTTGATCTGAACACCGGTGCTCTGCTCTGGAAATATGAAACAGGATGGGGGGTTGATGTACAACCAATTGTTGATGAAACCATGGTGTTTGTAGCTTCAGCTGACAACAACTTGTATGCACTCAATAAAACAACCGGACTACTCGAATGGGTTTTTACAGCAAACGCTGCATTTCACGGCCAACCATGTGTCTATGGCGATTATATTTTTGCCGGTTGTGATGATGGTACGTATTATGCTGTGAATCGATCAACAGGAAAACTAGTTTGGAGGTATACCCCTGGTGAAACAATACCACCTGGATCTCTCCGAAATTATATTACAACTCCATTGCGTTCAAATCCAGTTGTTTTTGATGGAAACGTTATTTGTAGTGCACTTGGATCTGTTGTTGCTTTAGATGCTCAAACAGAGACCTCTGAAAATATACCACCCAGTCCTCCAGAGCATCATGGACAAGATGACGAAACACCTGATGAGAATCCTGATGAACATCAACCTGATGAACAACCACCAGCTCATGAGGAACAGGAACATCAGGATAATACCTCTCTTGATGAGTATCGTTTTATTTTTTTATGTGCTGGACTCCTCATAGGTATTGTTATAACTGCTGGATATGTACTTCGAAGAAAACAAAGATACGTATGA